A portion of the Acidobacteriota bacterium genome contains these proteins:
- a CDS encoding DUF420 domain-containing protein — protein MFDLTVLPALNASINTVVSGLLIAGRILIGRGKREAHRRCMLAAVGLSVVFLISYLTYHYQVGATRFQGTGAVRTLYFAILISHTVLAASVPFLALITLVRALRQRFDEHRRIARWTFPIWLYVSITGVLVYLMLYQLPVQ, from the coding sequence ATGTTCGACCTGACCGTGCTGCCAGCTCTCAACGCCAGTATCAACACCGTGGTCAGCGGCTTGCTGATCGCCGGTCGGATTCTGATCGGCCGCGGCAAGCGGGAGGCCCATCGTCGATGCATGCTGGCGGCGGTCGGTCTCTCGGTGGTGTTCTTGATCTCTTACCTGACCTACCACTACCAGGTGGGAGCGACCCGCTTCCAGGGGACGGGTGCCGTTCGAACCCTCTACTTCGCGATTCTGATCAGCCATACGGTGCTCGCCGCCTCGGTGCCCTTCTTGGCCCTCATCACCCTGGTGCGAGCGTTGCGGCAGCGCTTCGATGAGCATCGCCGGATTGCTCGCTGGACCTTTCCGATCTGGCTCTACGTCTCGATCACCGGAGTGCTGGTCTACCTGATGCTCTACCAGCTACCGGTGCAGTAG
- a CDS encoding HD domain-containing protein — MKRNESLLDVVLELQHLDRVPRSGWTLRGVTSPESVTEHSWHVLFLVWALGPRVPDLDVARAVEIALVHDLAEVRLGDLPRTAGQYFPPGAKKSAERAVIDDVLAPLPERSRELYREYEAGSSAEARLVKACDKLQLMLKATTYETWGSGGLSEFWENEANFPEAAIEPVRELFEALRRRREEGECST, encoded by the coding sequence ATGAAGCGCAATGAATCTCTTCTCGATGTCGTTCTGGAGCTACAGCATTTAGACCGGGTTCCGCGCAGCGGTTGGACGCTGCGTGGGGTTACCTCGCCGGAAAGCGTCACCGAGCACTCGTGGCATGTCCTGTTTCTGGTCTGGGCACTTGGTCCCCGGGTTCCGGATCTCGATGTGGCGCGAGCTGTCGAGATCGCCCTGGTTCACGATCTCGCCGAGGTCCGCCTCGGCGACTTGCCGCGCACCGCCGGGCAGTACTTTCCGCCGGGCGCGAAAAAGAGCGCCGAGCGGGCGGTGATCGATGACGTCCTGGCTCCGTTGCCGGAGCGCAGCCGCGAGCTCTACCGTGAGTACGAGGCGGGCAGCAGCGCCGAGGCGCGGCTGGTCAAGGCTTGCGACAAGCTGCAGTTGATGCTCAAGGCGACCACCTACGAGACCTGGGGAAGTGGTGGCTTGAGCGAGTTTTGGGAGAACGAGGCCAACTTTCCGGAGGCCGCCATCGAGCCGGTGCGGGAGCTCTTCGAGGCCCTACGGCGTCGACGCGAGGAAGGCGAATGTTCGACCTGA